The following is a genomic window from Desulfofarcimen acetoxidans DSM 771.
TCCTAATTCATCAATTTATAATGCTGAAATATTGTATAAATATAAAACCCCATATGTGGGGGATAACAGTAAAGTGGTACACCTTATTGACAGCTTACCCTATGCTAATTTGCGTAAGAATGTTTTATTGCAAACTCAAGTTGTTCCCTACGGGGTAACAGTCGATTACGACTTCAGCTCTGCTCATAAGGAACCGCAGCAAATGGAAACATACTTTCAGAATAACGCTATTATCCTGTTTGCCTTGATTGAAAATATCGATGAGGTAACCTTTATAACTCGGGGAATTGGTAAATACCCTAAATATCATTATATAAGATCGGAACTTCAAAAGAACTTTGCTCAGGATATTCGCAGCTACTCCAATGATATTCCGGCACTGGAGGCATTACTCGAAGAATTACCAAAACCTGCACCAATTAATCCGGCCCATAGTATTGATATTGCCATAAGTCGTGCTATTATAGCTCAAGGCAGAGGTTATAAGTCTGGAAGGTAGCTACCGAAGGACACATTATTTTGGACACAGAGGAAAACAACGGCATCGTCAAAGTATATACAATCGCTAGTTTCGGTTGGTTTGAATTCGAAAACGGTATATTAACCAAAACTAGCGGAAGCGGCGCAATTCCAACGGTTATCACCTTTGCCAGGAATGAGAAAGGTGAATATTCCTTAATAAAATACCAGGAACCAGAGGACGGTGCTTATTACACAACTTCTCTCAATAAAATGTTTCCACTAAAATTAAGGCCCCAATTGCTTGCCGCCCAAAATGCATATGACGACCTGGCCAGGCAGCAGGAAATCCAGGCAGCAGAGTATCTAAAAAGCATAGATAGGGACGCCAAGGTGAGCGAAGCCTATGTTGAAAAAAAGCTGGCAGATATTGATGTGCAGGCCTCAAATAAAATTTTTGCTGAACTAACTAAATATGATAGTTTTCTTAATAGTTGTCCCTATTGGTTGGGTACCAGAGAACAAATTGAAGATGGTGTTCGATATATCTACGAGACCTCCCAAA
Proteins encoded in this region:
- a CDS encoding DUF4825 domain-containing protein, which translates into the protein MREFAKNKSWVILMGVLFLLMVLGTELKQAKSAKESNSPNSSIYNAEILYKYKTPYVGDNSKVVHLIDSLPYANLRKNVLLQTQVVPYGVTVDYDFSSAHKEPQQMETYFQNNAIILFALIENIDEVTFITRGIGKYPKYHYIRSELQKNFAQDIRSYSNDIPALEALLEELPKPAPINPAHSIDIAISRAIIAQGRGYKSGR